Proteins encoded by one window of Chryseobacterium foetidum:
- a CDS encoding FAD-dependent oxidoreductase translates to MSKVAIIGAGVSGLSMANYLEKNNIDYHLYERRTQNDLKGHGFILPKEGIEFLSNIINIEELYKRGSFLKKYIHYNQAGEIMSEKELDDVFVVSRSALIEILANEIPSDKISYKTTIGLTGFENGKAKIEIDENNTIEADIVVASDGSRSRIRRKIFQDETMNAVLENEVVNIIEDEELASRIESNFLKFHHEKGGLTFGVLKLSSTKILWYCQFDITKYFISEDYDADSIKQFMIENFGDWNELLTSIIERSSYENAHIWRVYELEKLNPFYHQNIVFIGDSAHPLIPFTSQGVTSALKDSFTLTNLLKEGNNLEEIFKKYEEERRPEIDIHINNGRILLNQFLLPLSEQPKNTLPISYK, encoded by the coding sequence ATGAGCAAAGTTGCAATCATTGGAGCCGGAGTTTCCGGTTTGAGCATGGCAAATTATCTTGAAAAAAATAATATTGACTATCATCTCTACGAAAGACGCACTCAAAATGACCTTAAAGGTCACGGTTTTATCCTTCCAAAAGAGGGAATTGAGTTTCTTTCAAACATCATCAACATCGAAGAGCTTTATAAAAGAGGAAGTTTCCTGAAAAAATATATCCACTACAATCAGGCAGGCGAAATCATGTCTGAAAAAGAACTGGATGATGTTTTTGTGGTTTCCAGAAGTGCTTTGATTGAAATTCTCGCAAACGAAATCCCTTCAGATAAAATTTCCTACAAAACAACCATCGGACTGACAGGTTTTGAAAACGGAAAAGCAAAGATTGAAATTGATGAAAACAACACAATAGAAGCCGACATTGTAGTCGCATCAGATGGCTCGCGAAGCAGAATCAGAAGAAAAATATTTCAGGATGAAACGATGAACGCTGTTCTGGAAAACGAAGTGGTAAATATCATTGAAGACGAAGAGCTCGCCAGCCGGATTGAAAGTAATTTTCTTAAATTTCACCACGAAAAAGGAGGTTTGACTTTCGGAGTATTAAAACTTTCATCTACAAAAATCCTTTGGTATTGCCAGTTTGACATCACCAAATACTTCATCAGCGAAGATTATGATGCAGATTCCATAAAACAGTTTATGATTGAGAACTTTGGCGACTGGAATGAGCTTTTAACATCAATTATTGAAAGATCAAGCTACGAAAATGCACACATCTGGCGCGTTTATGAACTGGAAAAACTGAATCCTTTCTACCACCAGAACATAGTATTTATCGGTGATTCTGCACATCCGCTGATTCCGTTTACAAGTCAGGGCGTAACTTCTGCACTGAAAGATTCTTTCACTTTAACCAATCTTTTAAAGGAAGGAAACAACCTTGAAGAAATCTTCAAAAAATATGAAGAAGAAAGAAGACCTGAAATCGATATTCATATCAACAATGGCCGAATTTTACTGAATCAGTTTCTTTTACCGCTGAGCGAGCAGCCGAAAAACACTTTACCCATTTCATACAAATAA
- a CDS encoding acyltransferase family protein, producing MSRDLYIDFAKGLATLSIIFIHTAFWSGQFYIQPEVRVFSLVFDVALFYALSGITSGSNIEKTFYRLLKLQITYMIFVTLLFFLDYFFKIFGLTFFSLEWLQNFYSTFGSKYAATSISTVPQWQNLGNWYLHEYNNADTFPVVMGSFWYLKVYFILTVFGVLILKFFPKHVNWFIGICIALTSLFNIFPEIYPNGQVGYVAFYMTVFLVANRMKGKQIPAKMIPVLYGLVAAALVWMFLYFGNDIFFKINKQKFPPKIPYIIWSLFSLTTLFVFYNRLKITKENFVTYIGKNAIFFYFGQGISSSLIYFLVVPMKETMPWWLLMIIIYVFNVILAFIISAGLKKFDAFGWNILEFLRKKTAQ from the coding sequence ATGAGCAGAGATCTTTATATTGATTTTGCGAAAGGTCTGGCGACACTTTCCATTATTTTCATCCACACCGCGTTCTGGTCGGGGCAGTTTTATATTCAGCCGGAAGTGAGAGTCTTTTCACTGGTTTTTGATGTTGCTCTTTTCTATGCTTTGAGTGGAATTACATCGGGCTCAAACATCGAAAAAACTTTTTACCGGTTACTGAAACTGCAGATAACGTACATGATTTTTGTGACGCTGCTGTTCTTTTTAGACTATTTCTTTAAAATTTTCGGACTCACCTTTTTCTCTCTTGAGTGGCTGCAAAACTTCTACTCTACTTTCGGATCAAAATATGCTGCAACCAGCATTTCAACAGTTCCGCAATGGCAGAATCTTGGGAACTGGTACCTGCACGAGTACAATAATGCCGACACTTTCCCTGTGGTAATGGGAAGTTTCTGGTATCTGAAAGTTTATTTTATCCTAACCGTATTTGGAGTTTTAATTTTAAAATTTTTCCCGAAACACGTCAACTGGTTTATAGGAATCTGCATCGCTTTAACATCATTATTCAACATTTTTCCTGAAATTTATCCTAACGGACAAGTTGGATACGTAGCATTTTACATGACCGTCTTCCTCGTTGCAAATAGAATGAAAGGCAAACAAATTCCTGCTAAAATGATTCCCGTTCTTTACGGATTGGTTGCAGCAGCCTTAGTTTGGATGTTTCTGTATTTTGGAAATGATATTTTCTTTAAAATCAACAAACAGAAGTTTCCGCCGAAAATCCCGTACATCATTTGGTCTCTATTTTCGCTCACAACACTTTTCGTTTTCTACAACCGTTTAAAAATCACCAAAGAAAATTTCGTCACATACATCGGCAAAAACGCCATTTTCTTTTATTTCGGACAGGGAATCAGCTCTTCTTTAATTTATTTTTTGGTCGTACCCATGAAAGAAACCATGCCGTGGTGGCTTTTAATGATCATTATTTATGTTTTTAATGTCATTTTAGCTTTTATTATTTCTGCAGGATTAAAGAAATTTGATGCTTTCGGATGGAATATATTAGAATTTTTACGTAAAAAAACCGCTCAATAA
- a CDS encoding GLPGLI family protein, whose amino-acid sequence MKLKILLLMTFFAVINLSAQGNRFIYEYQSRRDSTRTDSLKKEFVNLDILPAKSYFYGQAKFASDSADNVSLAKQRNATPGIYTFKSTIQDWNIEYVIEKSYPDFTMKWFTQIEQTDLNVEEKTEIKWNILPETAKIENYNCQKATTKFGGRFWEAWFSKDLPFPDGPYKFHGLPGLIVKLEDQTKSHQFLLNGSKKLKSKDESWDLILALRKEAENETKSVKVTPEQYKKLYLSYKNDPAKDIKLKLSSPNTRMEISFGDGRVIKDNAEIIKYYEGTLSEKYKNNNNQLELNLHKK is encoded by the coding sequence ATGAAATTAAAAATATTGTTACTAATGACATTTTTCGCTGTCATCAATCTTTCGGCTCAAGGAAACCGTTTTATTTACGAATACCAATCGAGAAGAGATTCTACGAGAACCGACAGTCTTAAAAAGGAGTTCGTAAATCTCGATATTTTGCCTGCGAAATCTTATTTCTACGGTCAGGCAAAATTTGCGAGTGATTCTGCAGATAACGTCTCGCTTGCTAAACAACGAAATGCGACACCGGGAATTTACACTTTCAAGTCTACTATTCAGGATTGGAATATTGAGTATGTTATTGAAAAATCTTATCCTGATTTTACTATGAAATGGTTTACTCAAATCGAACAAACCGATTTAAATGTGGAAGAAAAAACCGAAATTAAATGGAACATCTTACCGGAAACAGCAAAAATAGAAAATTACAACTGCCAGAAAGCAACAACAAAATTTGGCGGAAGATTCTGGGAAGCGTGGTTTTCCAAAGATTTGCCATTTCCCGACGGACCGTATAAATTTCATGGCTTGCCAGGTCTGATTGTAAAATTGGAAGATCAGACAAAATCACATCAGTTTCTATTAAACGGCAGCAAAAAATTAAAAAGCAAGGATGAATCCTGGGATTTGATTTTAGCCTTGAGAAAAGAAGCAGAAAATGAGACGAAAAGTGTGAAAGTTACACCCGAACAATATAAAAAGCTTTATTTATCCTATAAAAATGATCCTGCAAAAGATATTAAACTGAAGCTTTCAAGCCCGAATACCAGAATGGAAATTAGTTTTGGTGATGGCAGAGTAATTAAAGATAATGCCGAAATCATTAAGTATTATGAAGGAACGCTTTCGGAAAAATATAAGAACAATAATAATCAGCTGGAACTCAATTTGCATAAAAAATAG
- a CDS encoding DUF502 domain-containing protein, translated as MKKPTFESVTNIFLKNFFQGLIIIGPIGLTIYVIWSVITSIDNIIPSVAKQIPGLVFISVLLVTALLGFLGNKFVVGRFFVDSIDRLLEKIPGIKHIYSPTKDVMSSFVGDKKKFSDPVWVKTNENPEIWRIGFLTQREMDVVQKDNYVAVYLPHSYAISGWVIVTEEKNIKPVVGMSAATAMKFAVSGGVAGFHSDDNVFKAPE; from the coding sequence TTGAAGAAACCAACATTTGAAAGCGTAACCAATATCTTCCTGAAAAACTTTTTTCAGGGACTGATTATCATTGGACCTATCGGACTTACCATTTATGTGATCTGGTCGGTGATTACGTCTATCGATAATATCATTCCTTCGGTTGCAAAACAGATTCCAGGGTTGGTTTTTATCTCCGTTCTTTTAGTCACTGCTTTACTTGGATTTTTAGGAAATAAATTTGTTGTAGGTCGCTTTTTTGTTGATTCTATCGACAGACTTTTAGAAAAAATCCCAGGAATCAAACATATTTACTCGCCGACGAAAGATGTGATGTCTTCATTTGTGGGCGATAAAAAGAAATTCAGCGATCCTGTCTGGGTAAAAACCAACGAAAATCCGGAAATCTGGAGAATCGGTTTTTTAACTCAGAGAGAAATGGACGTTGTTCAGAAAGACAATTATGTCGCGGTCTATCTTCCGCATTCTTATGCCATTTCAGGATGGGTCATCGTAACTGAAGAAAAAAACATCAAACCCGTTGTGGGAATGAGTGCAGCTACGGCAATGAAATTTGCGGTAAGCGGCGGTGTGGCAGGTTTTCACTCTGATGACAATGTTTTTAAGGCTCCGGAATAG
- the miaE gene encoding tRNA-(ms[2]io[6]A)-hydroxylase produces MFKLKLPTDPRWANIAEGNLQEILTDHAWCEQKAATNAIGLITMLPERPDIISELLLIAQEELEHFGQVLEIIKKRGYTFGRTRKDDYVNELVNFIQKGGHRDTLIVDKMLFAAMIEARSCERFKVLTENIKDEELKTFYRDLMISEANHYTTFIGFARELGDPDQVNARWEEWLEYEAKVIKSYGNKESIHG; encoded by the coding sequence ATGTTTAAGCTGAAACTTCCTACCGACCCGAGATGGGCAAATATTGCAGAAGGAAACCTTCAGGAAATCCTTACAGACCACGCGTGGTGCGAACAAAAGGCCGCTACTAACGCCATCGGACTGATTACGATGCTTCCTGAACGTCCGGATATTATATCTGAACTTTTGCTTATTGCGCAGGAAGAACTGGAACATTTCGGACAGGTTTTGGAGATCATCAAAAAACGGGGCTATACTTTTGGACGTACCAGAAAAGACGATTACGTTAATGAATTAGTCAATTTTATTCAAAAGGGAGGTCACAGAGATACTTTAATCGTCGATAAGATGCTTTTTGCAGCAATGATCGAAGCCAGAAGTTGTGAACGTTTTAAAGTTTTAACAGAAAACATTAAGGACGAAGAATTAAAAACATTTTACAGAGACTTGATGATTTCAGAAGCCAATCATTACACCACTTTTATAGGTTTTGCAAGAGAACTGGGTGATCCTGATCAGGTAAATGCCCGCTGGGAAGAATGGCTGGAATACGAAGCCAAAGTCATCAAATCTTACGGAAACAAAGAAAGCATCCACGGATAA